A single Eleginops maclovinus isolate JMC-PN-2008 ecotype Puerto Natales chromosome 5, JC_Emac_rtc_rv5, whole genome shotgun sequence DNA region contains:
- the LOC134865297 gene encoding uncharacterized protein LOC134865297 isoform X1: MQAVSGGQSLWIYTLLFTFLQLWGRLSASTSSPRLPAPTLDIYSRSKGSVVLVCRAPDGHRGVKFMLFRISEEVDSQDLEFGTEEVHFTVKENNSVQLFCCIYKEQESPFSAFSPYLQLEKTRDKPSPRSIPSPVLSVNPSTGQVKHGDMLSFSCSVPVQPQSQSQVSLGKRPITFLLLRATKQTGVIYVTNQPQASLVSNPDPQPGVFTVGPVMGGEEGEYTCLYQVTIRRELVNSTVSNTVPISITGALPIPTLVLEQQGAVWHLLCTGSAAYPGAVFSLYLADNEFPIDTHQATLIHHQATFPVPVQETPVAFYQCQYNVLLAGKWSNSERSLPLAVTRGIPPLSSTDFSAVDWPLVLGSFSAVVLFLCSVVLVVVVARRKIKAAAEEKKKRQAAQFWTQVHSKDHVVDLTLRRTSFTQEWASVDTPTETASRAPLWTSISTFTTPLHPIH, encoded by the exons ATGCAGGCTGTTAGTGGTGGACAATCACTTTGGATATACACTctgctttttacttttcttcaACTTTGGG GAAGACTTTCAGCTTCCACTTCCTCTCCTCGTCTTCCGGCACCTACTCTTGACATCTATTCCAGGTCAAAGGGTTCGGTGGTTCTGGTCTGCCGGGCCCCAGATGGTCACCGAGGGGTTAAGTTTATGTTGTTCCGAATATCAGAAGAG GTGGACTCTCAGGACCTGGAGTTTGGTACTGAGGAGGTTCATTTCACTGTGAAGGAAAATAATTCAGTGCAACTCTTCTGCTGTATCTACAAGGAACAGGAAAGCCCTTTCAGTGCCTTCAGTCCCTATTTACAGCTGGAGAAGACAAgag ATAAACCCTCCCCTCGGTCCATTCCCTCTCCAGTCTTGTCTGTGAATCCCTCAACTGGTCAGGTGAAACATGGGGACATGCTATCCTTCAGCTGCTCTGTCCCTGTTCAGCCCCAGTCTCAGTCCCAGGTTAGCCTTGGCAAACGACCCATAACCTTCCTTCTGCTGAGGGCAACTAAGCAAACGGGGGTGATATATGTAACCAACCAGCCTCAAGCCAGTCTGGTATCAAACCCTGACCCCCAGCCAGGAGTTTTCACCGTGGGGCCAGTGAtgggtggagaggagggggagtacACCTGCCTTTACCAGGTCACCATAAGAAGGGAATTGGTTAATTCTACTGTCAGCAACACGGTTCCAATCTCTATTACAG GTGCACTGCCAATTCCCACCCTCGTCCTCGAGCAGCAGGGGGCTGTGTGGCATTTGCTCTGCACAGGCTCTGCTGCGTACCCCGGTGCTGTGTTCTCCCTCTACCTGGCTGATAATGAATTTCCTATCGACACTCACCAAGCCACCTTGATACACCATCAGGCCACCTTCCCAGTGCCGGTCCAGGAAACTCCAGTGGCTTTCTACCAGTGTCAGTACAATGTCCTCCTGGCGGGGAAATGGAGCAACTCTGAACGCAGCCTCCCTTTAGCTGTAACCAGAG GAATTCCTCCTCTATCATCAACAG ATTTTTCCGCTGTGGATTGGCCTCTCGTACTGGgctctttctctgctgtggtCTTGTTCCTCTGCTCTGTGGTACTCGTGGTTGTGGTGGCACGCCGGAAAA tcaaagcAGCTGccgaagaaaagaagaaaag ACAGGCAGCACAGTTCTGGACTCAAGTTCATTCAAAGGATCATGTTGTAG ATCTTACACTCAGGCGCACAAGCTTCACTCAG GAATGGGCCAGTGTGGACACACCTACAGAGACGGCCTCCAGAGCCCCTTTATGGACCTCAATCTCCACATTCACAACCCCGCTCCATCCCATCcattag
- the LOC134865297 gene encoding uncharacterized protein LOC134865297 isoform X2, which yields MQAVSGGQSLWIYTLLFTFLQLWGRLSASTSSPRLPAPTLDIYSRSKGSVVLVCRAPDGHRGVKFMLFRISEEVDSQDLEFGTEEVHFTVKENNSVQLFCCIYKEQESPFSAFSPYLQLEKTRDKPSPRSIPSPVLSVNPSTGQVKHGDMLSFSCSVPVQPQSQSQVSLGKRPITFLLLRATKQTGVIYVTNQPQASLVSNPDPQPGVFTVGPVMGGEEGEYTCLYQVTIRRELVNSTVSNTVPISITGALPIPTLVLEQQGAVWHLLCTGSAAYPGAVFSLYLADNEFPIDTHQATLIHHQATFPVPVQETPVAFYQCQYNVLLAGKWSNSERSLPLAVTRGIPPLSSTDFSAVDWPLVLGSFSAVVLFLCSVVLVVVVARRKIKAAAEEKKKRQHSSGLKFIQRIML from the exons ATGCAGGCTGTTAGTGGTGGACAATCACTTTGGATATACACTctgctttttacttttcttcaACTTTGGG GAAGACTTTCAGCTTCCACTTCCTCTCCTCGTCTTCCGGCACCTACTCTTGACATCTATTCCAGGTCAAAGGGTTCGGTGGTTCTGGTCTGCCGGGCCCCAGATGGTCACCGAGGGGTTAAGTTTATGTTGTTCCGAATATCAGAAGAG GTGGACTCTCAGGACCTGGAGTTTGGTACTGAGGAGGTTCATTTCACTGTGAAGGAAAATAATTCAGTGCAACTCTTCTGCTGTATCTACAAGGAACAGGAAAGCCCTTTCAGTGCCTTCAGTCCCTATTTACAGCTGGAGAAGACAAgag ATAAACCCTCCCCTCGGTCCATTCCCTCTCCAGTCTTGTCTGTGAATCCCTCAACTGGTCAGGTGAAACATGGGGACATGCTATCCTTCAGCTGCTCTGTCCCTGTTCAGCCCCAGTCTCAGTCCCAGGTTAGCCTTGGCAAACGACCCATAACCTTCCTTCTGCTGAGGGCAACTAAGCAAACGGGGGTGATATATGTAACCAACCAGCCTCAAGCCAGTCTGGTATCAAACCCTGACCCCCAGCCAGGAGTTTTCACCGTGGGGCCAGTGAtgggtggagaggagggggagtacACCTGCCTTTACCAGGTCACCATAAGAAGGGAATTGGTTAATTCTACTGTCAGCAACACGGTTCCAATCTCTATTACAG GTGCACTGCCAATTCCCACCCTCGTCCTCGAGCAGCAGGGGGCTGTGTGGCATTTGCTCTGCACAGGCTCTGCTGCGTACCCCGGTGCTGTGTTCTCCCTCTACCTGGCTGATAATGAATTTCCTATCGACACTCACCAAGCCACCTTGATACACCATCAGGCCACCTTCCCAGTGCCGGTCCAGGAAACTCCAGTGGCTTTCTACCAGTGTCAGTACAATGTCCTCCTGGCGGGGAAATGGAGCAACTCTGAACGCAGCCTCCCTTTAGCTGTAACCAGAG GAATTCCTCCTCTATCATCAACAG ATTTTTCCGCTGTGGATTGGCCTCTCGTACTGGgctctttctctgctgtggtCTTGTTCCTCTGCTCTGTGGTACTCGTGGTTGTGGTGGCACGCCGGAAAA tcaaagcAGCTGccgaagaaaagaagaaaag GCAGCACAGTTCTGGACTCAAGTTCATTCAAAGGATCATGTTGTAG
- the LOC134865297 gene encoding uncharacterized protein LOC134865297 isoform X3 produces the protein MLFRISEEVDSQDLEFGTEEVHFTVKENNSVQLFCCIYKEQESPFSAFSPYLQLEKTRDKPSPRSIPSPVLSVNPSTGQVKHGDMLSFSCSVPVQPQSQSQVSLGKRPITFLLLRATKQTGVIYVTNQPQASLVSNPDPQPGVFTVGPVMGGEEGEYTCLYQVTIRRELVNSTVSNTVPISITGALPIPTLVLEQQGAVWHLLCTGSAAYPGAVFSLYLADNEFPIDTHQATLIHHQATFPVPVQETPVAFYQCQYNVLLAGKWSNSERSLPLAVTRGIPPLSSTDFSAVDWPLVLGSFSAVVLFLCSVVLVVVVARRKIKAAAEEKKKRQAAQFWTQVHSKDHVVDLTLRRTSFTQEWASVDTPTETASRAPLWTSISTFTTPLHPIH, from the exons ATGTTGTTCCGAATATCAGAAGAG GTGGACTCTCAGGACCTGGAGTTTGGTACTGAGGAGGTTCATTTCACTGTGAAGGAAAATAATTCAGTGCAACTCTTCTGCTGTATCTACAAGGAACAGGAAAGCCCTTTCAGTGCCTTCAGTCCCTATTTACAGCTGGAGAAGACAAgag ATAAACCCTCCCCTCGGTCCATTCCCTCTCCAGTCTTGTCTGTGAATCCCTCAACTGGTCAGGTGAAACATGGGGACATGCTATCCTTCAGCTGCTCTGTCCCTGTTCAGCCCCAGTCTCAGTCCCAGGTTAGCCTTGGCAAACGACCCATAACCTTCCTTCTGCTGAGGGCAACTAAGCAAACGGGGGTGATATATGTAACCAACCAGCCTCAAGCCAGTCTGGTATCAAACCCTGACCCCCAGCCAGGAGTTTTCACCGTGGGGCCAGTGAtgggtggagaggagggggagtacACCTGCCTTTACCAGGTCACCATAAGAAGGGAATTGGTTAATTCTACTGTCAGCAACACGGTTCCAATCTCTATTACAG GTGCACTGCCAATTCCCACCCTCGTCCTCGAGCAGCAGGGGGCTGTGTGGCATTTGCTCTGCACAGGCTCTGCTGCGTACCCCGGTGCTGTGTTCTCCCTCTACCTGGCTGATAATGAATTTCCTATCGACACTCACCAAGCCACCTTGATACACCATCAGGCCACCTTCCCAGTGCCGGTCCAGGAAACTCCAGTGGCTTTCTACCAGTGTCAGTACAATGTCCTCCTGGCGGGGAAATGGAGCAACTCTGAACGCAGCCTCCCTTTAGCTGTAACCAGAG GAATTCCTCCTCTATCATCAACAG ATTTTTCCGCTGTGGATTGGCCTCTCGTACTGGgctctttctctgctgtggtCTTGTTCCTCTGCTCTGTGGTACTCGTGGTTGTGGTGGCACGCCGGAAAA tcaaagcAGCTGccgaagaaaagaagaaaag ACAGGCAGCACAGTTCTGGACTCAAGTTCATTCAAAGGATCATGTTGTAG ATCTTACACTCAGGCGCACAAGCTTCACTCAG GAATGGGCCAGTGTGGACACACCTACAGAGACGGCCTCCAGAGCCCCTTTATGGACCTCAATCTCCACATTCACAACCCCGCTCCATCCCATCcattag